From Candidatus Binatia bacterium:
GCCCGGACTATTACCCGATCTATGAGACCGCGTCGGACCTCGGCGTAACGGTCTGCGTCCACGAGGGCGCCCGCACCATCCTGCCCCAGGCCGGCTCGGACCGCTACAGCGAGTTCGGCCGCCACATCGCCTGCCACCCGCTCGAACAGATGCTCGCCTGTCTCAACTTCTGCGGCGACGGCGTCCTGGAAAAATTCCCCAGGTTGAAAGTCGCGCACCTTGAATCCGGCTGCGGCTGGGTGCCGTTCTGGCTGGAGCGCATGGACGAGCACTGGGAGCACGAATCGCACGGCTCCGCCAAAGTCACCAAAGAGAAACCGAGCTTTTACTTCAAGCGCCAGTGCTGGGTGAGCTGCGAGGCCGGCGAAGAGCTCGTTCCCGCGTTCGTGGAGCATGTCGGCGAGGACTACCTCACGATCGCGACCGATTACCCGCATAGCGACGCGATCGATAAATTCCCGGATAAAACCGTCGGATCGCTCAGCGGTAACGACAAGTTGTCCGCTGACACGCGGCGCAAGATTCTTTGGGACAATCCCGCGCGATTGTATGGGTTGGGGGTTTAGCTGCGGTGGCCAAATTTCGCGTTAAGTATTTCGGCAGCAACGAAGTTCCCGTCGCTCTGATCAAGCCGATCCTCGATGAGATCGACGCCGAGCTGGTGATCGCGCGG
This genomic window contains:
- a CDS encoding amidohydrolase family protein — its product is MKDGFKVIDADRHVLEPSDLYARYLPEKFRGRVRLEGPNQTVRMVDGKPVSDSERRPGRSMEDHGYIFASSKRWRECFADALAHKFDPASNLRDMDREGIDVSVLFPTIGLYIMWRDDMDPELSAAVCRAYNTWLAEYCDYDRKRLHGVMLIPLQDPARAVVELKYAREKLGLVGIFWRPNKFCGRTFSSPDYYPIYETASDLGVTVCVHEGARTILPQAGSDRYSEFGRHIACHPLEQMLACLNFCGDGVLEKFPRLKVAHLESGCGWVPFWLERMDEHWEHESHGSAKVTKEKPSFYFKRQCWVSCEAGEELVPAFVEHVGEDYLTIATDYPHSDAIDKFPDKTVGSLSGNDKLSADTRRKILWDNPARLYGLGV